CTCTACGCATTTCACTGCTACACGTGGAATTCCACCCCCCTCTGCCACACTCTAGCCTTGTAGTTTCAAACGCAGTTCCCAGGTTAAGCCCGGGGATTTCACATCTGACTTACAAAACCGCCTGCGCACGCTTTACGCCCAGTAATTCCGATTAACGCTCGCACCCTACGTATTACCGCGGCTGCTGGCACGTAGTTAGCCGGTGCTTCTTCTTCCGGTACCGTCAGTTGTCACGGATATTAGCCGTGACCGTTTCGTTCCGGCTGAAAGAGCTTTACAACCCGAAGGCCTTCTTCACTCACGCGGCATGGCTGGATCAGGGTTTCCCCCATTGTCCAAAATTCCCCACTGCTGCCTCCCGTAGGAGTCTGGGCCGTGTCTCAGTCCCAGTGTGGCTGGTCGTCCTCTCAGACCAGCTACTGATCGACGCCTTGGTAAGCCTTTACCTCACCAACTAGCTAATCAGACATCGGCCGCTCCAAAAGCGCAAGGTCTTGCGATCCCCTGCTTTTCTCCAGAGAGATTATGCGGTATTAGCACACCTTTCGGTGCGTTATCCCCCACTTAAGGACACGTTCCGATGCATTACTCACCCGTTCGCCACTCGCCACCAGGGTTGCCCCCGTGCTGCCGTTCGACTTGCATGTGTAAAGCATGCCGCCAGCGTTCAATCTGAGCCAGGATCAAACTCTTCAGTTTAATACTGGTAAAACTCTCGCATGACGTATTCAGTTCCGGCGCTTATCTCGAGTGATCGAGAAAAAACCAGAACCTTGTTACATTGTGCGAGCACATCGACTTTTGATTACCGGATATTTTCGACTCCGAAGAGTTGAATTTACCCGGCTGTCCCGGTCAAGTGCCCACACCTATCGGCTGTAAATTTTTAAAGAGCAGTGCTGGCAAACAACTTAAGCCAACAACGGGAAAGGCGGAATTATACAGATACTAGAAGGGCGGTCAAGAGTTTTTGTAATTCTTTCTTCCTGTCAGGTGACCGTCGCCTTCGGGAACTTCACTCTACCTACTGCTTCGACCCCAACGAAACTTAATCGGCTTCGTCGGCGATCGCCAACTTCCATTCTATGTTTCTATTTTGACCGTAACACGACTTAAAAGTTTCGTCGCGGCCGCCAACTTCGATTCCTGCCTTGACTGGGATTTAACTTAACACTTTAATCGCCAGCCAACGTCTTTCCATAAGTTGCATTCTACAGTACCTTTGGGTAACGCACAGTTCTTTCGCGCCACTTATCGTACACGTTCCGGAAAAATTGGCTTCAACCTGATCATATCTCGCTCAGGAGACGTTCGGAGACGGTCACCTTCGCGAATTTTCGCTTGCCCACCTGTACGATGACGGTTTGACCACTACTTAACTTGATAGTTTTATCGCAGACCTTTTCCCCATTCAATTTTACGCCGCCTTGTTCGATCAAGCGTAGCGCTTCTGTCGTGCTAGCTGTAAGCCCGGCCTGCTTGAGCAACTGGGCAATCGGTAATCCGCCCTTTTCGGCGTATAACAGTTTTTCGAGCATGTGATCGGGTAACGCACCACGCTTGAATCGCGCCTCGAAATCCGCCAGCGCGGCTTCAGCATCGCGTTCGCTGTGAAACCGCGCCACAATCTCTTGCGCGAATATCGCCTTAATATCACGAGGGTTTCGGCCCTGCTTCACTTCCCCTTGCCATTGTTGGACAATCCTGATGGGCTCAAATGAAAGCAATTCGATATAACGCCACATCAGTTCGTCCGATGTCGACATTAGCTTGCCGAACATCTCAGCGGGACTTTCGGTAATTCCGATATAGTTACCGGCGGACTTCGACATTTTATTGATGCCGTCGAGCCCCTCAAGCAAAGGCATGGTGATCACACATTGCGGCGGTTGGTTGAAATGCTTCTGCAACTCCCTTCCCATGAGCAAATTGAATTTCTGATCGGTACCCCCAAGCTCGATATCGGCTTTCAGGGCCACGGAGTCGTAGCCCTGGATCAACGGGTAAAGGAATTCATGAATAGCGATGGGCTTGTTGCCTCGATAACGCTTGCCAAAATCGTCCCGCTCCAGCATGCGTGCAACCGTATGCGTGGCCGCCAGCTTGATCAGGTCGGCAGCCCCGAGTTTGTCCATCCAGGTGGAATTGAATACCACCTCGGTCTGCTCAGGCTTGAGGATGCGAAAGACCTGGTTCTGGTACGATTTCGCATTCTCGATCACCTGCTCGCGTGAAAGGGCTGGGCGAGTCGCATTTTTACCACTCGGATCACCGATCATGCCGGTAAAATCACCAATCAGGAACAGGGCATGGTGCCCCAAATCCTGAAAGTGGCGCATCTTATTCAGCAGAACCGTGTGACCGAGGTGCAAGTCGGGCGCGGTAGGATCAAATCCTGCCTTGATTCTGAGGGGGCGGCTTAAAGCCAGCTGTCGCTCCAGCTCGTCTTCCAGCAAAAGCTCGCTGCAACCGCGCCTTATGATCTCCAGCTGTTCTGTAATGGGCTTCACTGAGGCGAGTCGCGCATGCTACCGATCATTGTCTGCCGCAAAACCCCAGTTAATCAGTTTGTCCAGCACGGCGTTCACATAATCGGGGCGGCGGTTCTGATAATCGAGGTAGTAGGCGTGTTCCCAGACGTCAATGGTCAACAGCGGCTTCAGCCCTTTCGTTAACGGGAGATCCGCGTTGCTGGTCTTAATTACCTGGAGCTTGTCCCCATCTTTCACCAGCCATGCCCAGCCGCTACCGAACTGAGTTGTCGCGGCGGTGGCCAGCTCTTTTTTGCACGCGTCAACGCTGCCAAAGGACGCCTCGATCTTTTGCTTCAGCGCCGCGGGAGGCTCGCCTCCGCCACTGGGGGAGAGACTGCTCCAATAGAATGTGTGATTCCAGACCTGCGCCGCATTGTTGAAAACCCCAACCTTGTCCGCCTTACCGGCCGTCGCGGCGATCACCTCCTCGAGAGACAAATCCGCGAGATCGGTACCGGCTACTAGCTTGTTGAGGTTGTCGACATATGTTTTGTGATGCTTGCCATAATGAAATCCCAACGTATTTGCCGAAATAACAGGATCCAGCGCGTTATCTCCATAAGGCAGAGGTGGCAGAATATGACTTCCAGGCTTTTGATTGCTCATCGTTTCGCTCCTTTGTGGTGACAATAAATCTGACCCGTTCAATTATTCATTCATGTGCAGGAAGAAATAGAACGATCGGATAGGGATGAGGGGTATAACCATGCTTTGCTGGCACTCGCCCTGTTTCAGCTCCCGGAGTCGGAAACGACATGAGCTAGTGACTGCTAATACAATAAATGCTGATTTGATTTAAAACCCAATCAGGGATCATGGAACAAGTATATCCGAAAACACCGGCTTCGATATATGGCACCGACAGCGGCATTCCAGGCACGCTTGCGTTACCAACGGTCGGTCTTGGTTTGAACTGTGCTCCATGATCCAACTCCATCCATAATCTGGAACACTCATCGCAGGATCAGACCATGACGGAACCCATTATTACGTGTCCCCACTGTAAAGCCACGATCCGGCTTACCGAATCCTTGGCGGCGCCGTTGATAGCCGCTACCCGCAAACAGTTCGAACAGCAGCTTTTGCAGAAAGACGAGGAGGTCGGCCGACGGGAACAGGGAATCCGGGAAAAGGAAAGAGAAATTGCGGAGACCAGGCGCACATTGGAAGATCGGATAACCAACCAGGTCGCGGCACAGCTGACAACTGAACGGAGCCGTATTATTGCCGAGGAATCCCGAAAAGCTAAGCTTCTCAATGCCAGCGAACTGGACAATAAAATGCGCGAAATTTCCGACCTTCACGAGGTTCTTAAAAGCCGCGACGAAAAACTAGCCGTAGCTCAAAAAATTCAAGCAGATCTCACCAGAAAACAGCGAGAACTCGATGATGCCAGGCGTGAATTGGAACTCACGGTTGAGCGGCGCGTCCATAATGCGCTAACTGAGGTACGTGCCCGGGCTAAACAGGAGGCAGAAGATGGGCTCAAGCTCAAGGTGATGGAAAAGGACCAAACCATCGCATCCATGCAGCAAAAAATCGAAGAACTGATGCGCAGGGCCGAGCAGGGTTCGCAACAGTTGCAGGGGGAGGTTCAGGAACTGGCGCTTGAGCATTTACTCCGCTCCAGGTTCCCGCTTGATGAGATTCAGCCAGTGCCTAAAGGCGAATTCGGTGGAGATGTGCTGCACCGGGTTGTCGGCGGTGGAGGAAAAACGGGCGGCACGATTTTATGGGAGACAAAGCGCACCAGAAACTGGAGCGATATGTGGCTAGTCAAGTTGCGGGAGGATCAACGTGCCGCGAAAGCGGAAATCGCCGTCATCGTGTCTCAGACTTTACCAAAGGGGGTGGCGACCTTCGAAATGCTTGACGGGGTGTGGGTAACTCATCCCAGCGCTGCCCTGCCGGTCGCACTCATACTCCGCCATTCATTGCTGGAGCTCGCGCTCGCCCGGCAATCGTCCGAAGGCCTGCAAACGAAAACAGAGATGATCTACCAGTACCTTACTGGTCCGCGTTTTCGTCAGCGGGTAGAGGCAATCGTCGAAGCGTTTACCACCATGCAGGACGATCTTGATAAAGAACGCAAGGTGATAATGAAACAATGGGCCAAACGGGAAGAACAGATCATGCGCGTCATGAGCGCGACAGTCGGGATGTACGGCGACCTGCAAGGAATCGCGGGTAGATCCTTGCAGGAGATAGAAGGGCTCGAATTAAAAAGCCTGGACCTGACCGAAGACGAAGAAAATGGTGGGAACCCTGTCTTGGGAACGCTTCCCTTCTCACACACAAACGAAAAAAACTAGGTTTCGCAGAGTTCGACCATTTGCCTATCAGGATAGCGCTCCAACTGATATCTTTGCCACAACCGTGTTCCGATATGAAATGCGAGCATATCCGCGTTAAATTGCAACACTGGGTTACCCATCTCGCTGGTAGTCTGCCTAAAAAGGCGCAGCCATGTTTCAAACAATTCAGCCGTAAGCGCCGGCAGGGCAACGTGCTTTGGCATGGGCATACCGCGGAAGCGGTTCGTTCCACGCAGTTTCATTGACCAAAAATCGATCATCTGCACGAAATGCGCGTCCCAATCGGTGACGTGCGCCTCAAAGATCAGGCCTAGTAAGGGATCGCGCCTGGCCCTGCCATAAAAAGCGTGAACAAGACGGGAAATCTCCTCTTCCGTGCATAAATCGGGGTCGGGGGCGGTAAACTCGAGTTGTGACATAGCGATGGAAGTCAAATAATATGTTTGACCGCAACATTGCGGCTTGGACTTAAGGTTGATGAACTGGGAAGATTCGGATATTCATACTGCACATCATCCGAACTTTGCACAGTATTTTATGTGATAAGATTGGTTATGTAAAGAGGTAGCGCGGCAAGCGGGATATCAAGTCAACGGCGAATCGCGCATCGTCAATACCGCTGAATTAGCCCAGCTGATGAGCCCGGGTGTGCGGCGATTTGATCGGATAGCAAGCTGGACGTTGAAATACCGCGCGGAAAGTGGCTGTCGCAACTATTGCTTAAAACACCCCGTCCCTGGACACTCCTTCACATCTTAATATCGCCCGCAGCGTCTGCAAAGCTTCCAGCTGAATCTGGCGCACGCGCTCACGAGTTAGATCAAGGCTTGCGGCCAACTGTTCCAACGTTTGAATTTCGTATCCATTGAGGCCGTAGCGCTTTTCGATGATATAGCGTTGTTTCTCATTCAACCGGTTCAACCACTCGTGCACGCGATCTTTAATCTCGGACTGTTCCATCATGAGGTCCGGGCCGGGACTGCGGTCATCGGCAATGGCATCGCCAATGGAAAGTAACGGATCAACATCAAGCGGCGCGTCGAGGGACATCATGCTCATGTTTAAAGAGAACATCCTCCGCACGTCCTTAACCGGCCGCCCCAGCAGATGAGCAACATCCTCCGGCTTGGGGTCCTTTCCGGTATGGGCTTCGAGGTGGCGTGCCGCCTGTAGAACAATATTCAGGTCCTTAATGACATGCACCGGCAGGCGGATGGTTCGCGACTGGTTCATGATGCAGCGTTCAATATTCTGGCGTATCCACCATGTCGCGTAGGTCGAAAATCGGAAACCACGCTCGGGGTCGAACTTTTCCAATGCGTGCATCATCCCCATATTCCCTTCCTCGATCAGGTCCAACAGGGCGACGCCGTGATTGGTATAGTGCTTGGCGATATTTACCACCAGCCGCAGATTGCATTCAATCATCTTCTGCCGGGCATTAAAATCATCCTGCTTTACCCGCCGGGTTAACTCTGCCTCTTCCTTCGGTGTCAAAAGGGCATTATTGCCAATCTCGTTGAAATAGAGTTGAGTCACGTCGGTTAGTAGGAAATCGCCAGCGTGCTCGGTTGCAGCGCTGGAAGGAGCTTCTGAAACGTCGAGCGCTTCATCAGCATCCAATGGTTCCGTCTTGTCGAAAGACTCTTCTTCGTCGGTAGAGAGGGAATTCATCATCATCCTTGGCTCATCCGGATATGCCAGGCAGATGCTTCAGCGGGTCCACCGGTTTTCCATTCTTGCGGATTTCGAAATGAAGCTTGACCAGATCGGTATCGGTGCTTCCCATCTCACCAATTTTCTGTCCTTTCACCACAGTTTGACCCTCCTTCACCAATAACTTGTTGTTGTGGGCATAGGCGCTGAGATACGTATTGTTATGCTTAATGATGATCAGCTTTCCGTAGCCACGTAATCCTGCCCCGCTATACACCACCTTCCCGCCAGCGGAGGCAGTCACCGGTTCGCCCGCTTTACCGGCGATATCGATGCCCTTGGTCGCTTCTGAAAATCCTTCCAGCAACTTGCCCTTCGTCGGCCAGATCCATTCAATTCGGTCTGGATCGGCAATAACCTCAGTCGGGGGTATTACGGTGCCCGTTTGTTTCTCAATCATTGGATCGACTTTTGCCAGCACAGTACGCGGCATGTCGGTCAAGCCTTTCAACTGCGCTATGGCCTGCTCTGAGTACGGTAGTTTGAATGCCCTGGGTTCGGTTTTCAGTTTATTGGTATTGGCCAGCGGCTTTGCTTCGGATGGGAGGCCGGAGTCCCGCGTTGCCGTGGGAGCAGAGGGCGGAAGAGAATCAGACAGCGAGAACAGCGATGGCCCGGCTTGCGCGTCGGGCGCAGACATGGAAAGTTGCTGGCCAATATGGATCGCACCGGATTCTGGAATGTTGTTCCACTCTGCCAATTCCTTGCGGTTGATGCCATGGTTGAGGGCGATGCTGTAGAGCGTATCGCCTTTCTGCACAATGTACGCAGTTGGTCGCTGAGCGCCCGCTTCAACGCTCGGCCCAGACTGGTCCCCCGCCGGTTGTGCGCCCACGATCGCATCCATGACAGGCGCCGGATGCGGAGTGGATTCGCAGCCAGCTCCCAGCAGGCATAACACAAGGAGTGAACAACATCCGCTAAAACTATATCCGGCACGCGGCACAACATCCCGGGCGGGATCGGTGCTCAAAGGCGCCGTTCCAGCGTTTAGATGTGCCACACTAATTCTGTTATTCGTCATCTCTCGCCTTTATCCCGCACTGCTAGCGCTTCAAAATGCCTGGCAGCATCGGGACGAATCTGACTTCGTCCAGTATTATCTCAGTGTACCCATTCGAGTTGCGTTCGATAACGCACAGATATTGTTCCTGGCTTCCTTTCGGCAAAATCATCCTTCCACCAATCGACAATTGGTCCAGCAATAACGCGGGGATATGCGGCGTTGCGGCGGTGAGGATGATTGCATCAAACGGGGCCGATTCGGGTAATCCAAGCAACCCGTCGGCATGCTTGAGGCGTACATTGCCAAGTCTAAGCTCGCGTAACCGGGCACGGGCGCGTGTGAGTAATGGTCCGATTCGCTCGATGGAATAGACCTCGGCGGCAAATTGCGCCAGTATGGCTGTCTGGTAACCACAACCGGAGCCGAGCTCAAGCACCTTCCCCGGATTGGACCCTGCGCGCAGCAATTCGCTCATGCGCGCCACGGTGAAGGGGCTTGATATAGTCTGGCCGAAATTAATCGGCAGAGCGACATCATCGTAGGCGCGTGTCGCAAGCACTTCCTCGACAAAGATGTGACGAGGAATCGCACTCATTGCGGCAAGAACTACTTCGTCGACGATACCCTGGTTGCGCAGACGCTCGATCATACGGGCGCGGGTGCGCTGAGACGTCATGCCGATTCCGGAATGGAAGGTGTTCAACCGCGCAGCACCTTGAATAGCCGTGCACCTACGCACGAAACCAAAAAACGCTGTGGTGCTATTTCAACCACTCTTTTACCGCATCCAATTGCCCGTAGCGGGTCAAGTCGATTTGCAGCGGCGTCACTGAGACGCGGTTGCGCTTAATAGCCAGGAAGTCTGTGCCTTCACCTGCATCTTGCGCGGGCCCTGCTGCGCCCACCCAGTAGACCGTGTCACCCCGCGGCGTCTGCGACTTAATTACCGGCTCCGCCTTGTGCCGACGGCCAAGCCGGGTCACCTCGATACCCTGCAACTCCTCATAAGGAACATCAGGCACGTTTATATTTAGCAGTACCGGGCCATGTAATGCGTTGTATTGAAAGCGTTGTACTATTTCGGTGGCGATGCGCGCGGCCGCGGGATAATTTCCGGCGGAAAAACCGGCAAGCGACACCGCAAGCGCTGGAATTCCCAGGAGAAAACCTTCCGTGGCAGCTGCCACCGTGCCGGAATAAATGGTGTCGTCGCCCATATTCGCACCATCATTGATGCCGGACACGACCATATCCGGCAGCGTGTCGAGCATACCGGTAACGGCCAGGTGCACGCAATCGGTGGGGGTGCCGTTGACGTAGAAGAACCCGTTGTGGGATTTGCGCAGACTGAGCGGCCGATCGAGCGTAAGCGAGTTGCTTGCCCCACTCCTGTCACGTTCCGGCGCCACCACGACGATATCGGCGATAACGGAAAGCGCTCCCGCGAGACAGGCCAGGCCTGGCGCAAAATACCCGTCATCATTGCTGAGCAGTATGCGCATCCGGATAGTGCCCCAGGTGATTTTTTAGCTTATTGGGGGAATATGATAATGAGACATAGACATTATAGGGCCGCGAGGCGGAAAAGAACGCATCCGTGCGGCCTTATTGGTCGGGGCGAGAGGATTTGAACCTCCGACCACTTGCACCCCATGCAAGTACGCTACCAGGCTGCGCTACGCCCCGAGGTTCGAATTATAGCAAACAAGCCAGAAGCATAGGAATGCTATTAATGCTTCTTAAGCGCGACCGTCCATGACGCCACCAAGTGGAATCTCCCCGCTACCTTATGGCCGAACGGGCAGGAGGTCTTGCACCGCCGTGAATCTGAATTAACTTCACGTGATCTTCAGGAGCGAAGCAACGAGACTATGCTTTTAATTTCGCTCCGCAATAAAGCCAGATCGACGCTCGAGGAGAATGGCACAGCCGAGGCCGAAGCCGAGGTAACGATGTCTGTCTTCCCCTGGCCCAACCGGCCGCGAGCGCCTTGGATGGTGAAACCTTGTTCGTGGAGCAACTCGCGGATACGGCGAATCAGCAGCACTTCGTGGTGCTGATAATAGCGCCGGTTGCCTCGGCGCTTGATAGGCCTCAATTGCGTGAATTCCTGCTCCCAATAACGTAACACGTGCGGTTTAACCCCGCATAATTCGCTCACTTCGCCAATGGTGAAATAGCGTTTCGCGGGAATTGGCGTGTTGCTAGGCCTTGTGTTTTCCATGCTGGCTTTTCTCAACCATTGCCTTCAGTTTTTGGCTCGCATGAAATGTCACGACCCGTCGTGCGGTAATGGGAATTTCCTCGCCAGTTTTGGGATTGCGTCCAGGACGCTGGGGTTTGTCGCGCAGGTGAAAATTGCCGAAACCTGAAAGCTTAACGCCATCACCATTCTGAAGCGCGATGCGAACCTCCTCGTAGAAGGACTCCACCATGTCCTTGGCTTCACGCTTGTTGAATCCTACTTTTTCAAACAGCAAATCCGCCAATTCGGCCTTTGTTAAGGTCATTGTCTCTCCACCCTGTTCATTGCTTTCAGACCTGCATTTTCAATGGTTGCGTAACACTGCGCCAAACTCGCCTTCGAGAACGCTTAACATCCTTGAAACGGTCCGATCTGCTTCCGCATCAGTTAATGTTTTTTCAGTATCTTGCAATAACATGCGGAATGCAAGACTTTTTTTGCCGGCTTCCATGCCCTTGCCACGATAGACATCAAATAGATGAATTTCAGAAATCAAAGGCAATTTGTCGGCACGGACCCGATCCAGAATCGTCTGGACCCCGACGTTCTCCGGCACCACCACGGCAATATCGCGGCGAATGGGTGGGTACTTGGAAATCTCTGAAGCCTGCGGCAAGGCTCGTTCCATCAATATAGCCATCTCCAGCTCAAACAGCATCACAGGTTTGGACAAGCCAAGTTTCTGGCACCAACGAGGGTGGAGTTCCCCCAGATGGCCCGCGATTTTACCATCTACGCGGATCTCAGCGGACTTCCCCGGATGCAATGCCGGGTGAGACGCGGCAGCGACTTGGAGCCCCCTCGGCCAAAATAGCGCCTCAATATCAGCTTTCACATCGTAGAAGTCAACTTCTCGCGCGGGCGCCCCCCACTGTTCTGCCAACGCGTCGCCGTAGCAGAGCCCGCCGAGCTTTTCCTGTTGTACGATGGTGTCTCCCTGGGCCTCGAAACAGCACCCGATTTCGAATAGGCGCACCCTCGCTTGCTTGCGGTTCAGATTGAATTCCAGGTTCGATATGAGACTGCCGCAGAGGGTGCTGCGCATTACCGCCATCTGGCTCGACAATGGGTTCTTCAACGCCACCGGCTCTTTGTTGGCGGCCAGCTCATGCTCCCATGCAGGGTCCACGAATGCATAATTAATAACCTCCTGATAATCCCTGGCGATGAGGAGTTGACGCACCTGTGGCAGCGTTTTTCGGGTTTCGGGTTCAGGCAGCATGCTTAACAGGGCGCGGGGCGCGGCGGCCGGGATGCTATCGTAACCGTATATCCGCGCCAATTCCTCGATCAGATCCGCCTCTATGCCAAGATCGAAGCGATAAGGAGGAGGCGTTACGTTAAAAACACCTTCTGCGCCTACGAAACTAAATTGCAGACGCTGCAATAGCCCCGCAATCGTTCTTTCTTCGAGATCTATTCCCAAGACTCTTTGCGCTCGAGTCAATCGAAGGGAAATAGGATCGCGCAGCGGCAACCTACCTTTTAATTCCGTGATCGCCCCGCTTTTGCCGCCGCAAATATCCAGTATCAGGCGGGTGGCGCGCTCCAGCACGTCTCGGGTCTTTGAGAAATCAACCCCACGCTCAAAACGGTACGCCGAATCCGAGCTGAAACCAAGGGAGAAGGACTTGCCAGCTATTACACCGGGACTGAAAAAAGCGCTCTCGAGAAATAAATCTTTCGTCCCTGCTCCAACTCCGCTTTCATCTCCACCCATAATGCCCGCCAGCGCCAACGGCTTGACTTGATCCGCGATCACCAGCATGTCTGGCTGCAGCACAAGATTTTCGCCATTGAGCAGCTTGAGCACCTCCCCCGACGTGGCATAACGAACATGAATGGAACCGGACAGCGCGCCCGCAATCCTGTCAAGATCAAACGCATGCAGCGGCTGGCCGGTTTCGAGCATCAGGTAGTTGGTAATGTCCACCACCGCGTTGACTGCACGTAATCCGCTGCGTTCCAGGCGACGGATCAGCCACCCCGGCGTGGGCACATCCAGGCTGACACCACGCACTACTCTTCCGCAATAAAGGGGACAGGCATCTGGCACATCCACGTGTATTGCCAGGGCCTCGTCGGTCTGATTCGCGACCGGCGCGATCTCCAGAGGCTTGAGTCTTGCTGAGGTAACCGCCGCCACTTCACGGGCGATGCCGAGCAAGCCCAGGCAATCGCCGCGGTTGGGCGTCAGCTTGAGCGTAAGAATGCTATCCTCAAGCTCGTAGTAATCGCGAAAATCCAGCCCGATCGGCGCGTCAGGAGGAAGCACCATAAGGCCGGGCGCCATTTCTTCCAAGCCAAGCTCCCGTGCTGAACAGAGCATTCCGGCTGATTCGACCCCTCGTATGCGGGTCTGCCTGATCGCCATGCCCGGTAGCTGCGCCCCCGCCAACGCGCACGGCACTTTTATTCCAACTCGGACATTTGCCGCTCCACAGACGATTTGCAGCGTTTGTCCCGCCACGGCAGGACCTGCGTTCACTTCGCAAACATGAAGAAGATCCGCGTCGGGATGTTTGCGTACAGAAAGCACTTCCGCAACGACGACCTTATCGAAGGGGGGGGCAACCGGGTCGATGGTTTCCACTTCGATGCCCGCCATGGTCAGCACATGAGCGAGACCACGGGTGGAGAGCGGCGGGTCAACGAAACCACGTAGCCAATTTTCGGAAAATTTCATCAGTCAGTATGGTATGCAGAGAAAAGCGGGATGTCGTCACTCCCAGGCGGACGACCAGCAGCGAACTTAGTTGAACTGTTTGAGGAACCTTAAATCATTCTCGAAAAATAATCGTAGATCGTTTACGCCGTACCGGAGCATTGCCAGTCGCTCCACCCCCAGACCGAATGCGAAACCGATATATTTTTCGCTGTCGATATTGACGTGCTTGAAAACATTTGGGTGCACCATGCCACAACCCAGCACTTCAAGCCAACCTGTATGTCCGCACACACGGCAGCCATTGCTGCACATTACGCAGCCGATGTCCATTTCAGCGGAGGGTTCGGTAAAAGGAAAGAAAGACGCGCGGAAGCGCACTCGCAAATCTTCGCGCTCAAAAAAGTGTTTCATGAAATCGGCAAGAACACCCTTCAGCACGGAGAAATTCACATCTTCGTCAACCCAAAGTCCTTCCACCTGATGAAACATGGGAGTATGTGTCAAATCAGAGTCGCGTCGATAGACCCTCCCGGGCGCGATGACTTTCAGGGGGGGCTGTTTGCTTTGCATATAACGGATTTGAACCGGCGAGGTATGCGTGCGCAGCAAATTTCCACAACCTACATCGATGTAGAATGTGTCATGCATTGCCCTCGCGGGGTGATTCTCTGGAATATTGAGGGCAGTAAAATTATAGAAATCTGATTCAATCTCAGGGCCGGCGGCCATGGTAAACCCAAATGAGTGAAACAGCGATTGGATGCGCTCCAACGTCCGCGTGACCGGATGCAGTCCGCCCATCCCCAGGCCACGGCCCGGCAGAGTCACATCCAGCGCTTCACCTACCAACTGCTCCGCAAGCTTCTTGTCCCGTATCGCATCACGGCGCTGGTGAAGCGCCGCTTCCAGCTGTTCTTTTATCTGGTTGATACGGTTACCTATCTCAGGCCGCTCAGCGGGTGGCAGCTTCCCCAGGCCCTTAAGCAATTCGGTTAGTCTGCCTTGCCGGCCGAGATAGCGCGCCTTTGCCTGCTCCAGTTCAACAGGGTCGTCTATGCTATAGAACAGCGTGACGGCTTCTTGCAGAAGGTCGTCCAGATCAATCATAAAAACCTTGGGTCGGAGAGCTCGAAGGGCTGCACAAGAAAAAAGGAGGCCAGGCGTCTCTGCCTTCAGCCTCCTCGCAGCTTTCTCGCAATTATGTTCTAGACAGCCAGACTGGCTTTTGCCTGCTCAACCAGTTTTACAA
The window above is part of the Nitrosospira sp. Is2 genome. Proteins encoded here:
- a CDS encoding MerR family transcriptional regulator, producing the protein MENTRPSNTPIPAKRYFTIGEVSELCGVKPHVLRYWEQEFTQLRPIKRRGNRRYYQHHEVLLIRRIRELLHEQGFTIQGARGRLGQGKTDIVTSASASAVPFSSSVDLALLRSEIKSIVSLLRS
- the surE gene encoding 5'/3'-nucleotidase SurE encodes the protein MRILLSNDDGYFAPGLACLAGALSVIADIVVVAPERDRSGASNSLTLDRPLSLRKSHNGFFYVNGTPTDCVHLAVTGMLDTLPDMVVSGINDGANMGDDTIYSGTVAAATEGFLLGIPALAVSLAGFSAGNYPAAARIATEIVQRFQYNALHGPVLLNINVPDVPYEELQGIEVTRLGRRHKAEPVIKSQTPRGDTVYWVGAAGPAQDAGEGTDFLAIKRNRVSVTPLQIDLTRYGQLDAVKEWLK
- a CDS encoding integration host factor subunit alpha — its product is MTLTKAELADLLFEKVGFNKREAKDMVESFYEEVRIALQNGDGVKLSGFGNFHLRDKPQRPGRNPKTGEEIPITARRVVTFHASQKLKAMVEKSQHGKHKA
- the pheS gene encoding phenylalanine--tRNA ligase subunit alpha; translation: MIDLDDLLQEAVTLFYSIDDPVELEQAKARYLGRQGRLTELLKGLGKLPPAERPEIGNRINQIKEQLEAALHQRRDAIRDKKLAEQLVGEALDVTLPGRGLGMGGLHPVTRTLERIQSLFHSFGFTMAAGPEIESDFYNFTALNIPENHPARAMHDTFYIDVGCGNLLRTHTSPVQIRYMQSKQPPLKVIAPGRVYRRDSDLTHTPMFHQVEGLWVDEDVNFSVLKGVLADFMKHFFEREDLRVRFRASFFPFTEPSAEMDIGCVMCSNGCRVCGHTGWLEVLGCGMVHPNVFKHVNIDSEKYIGFAFGLGVERLAMLRYGVNDLRLFFENDLRFLKQFN
- the pheT gene encoding phenylalanine--tRNA ligase subunit beta, translated to MKFSENWLRGFVDPPLSTRGLAHVLTMAGIEVETIDPVAPPFDKVVVAEVLSVRKHPDADLLHVCEVNAGPAVAGQTLQIVCGAANVRVGIKVPCALAGAQLPGMAIRQTRIRGVESAGMLCSARELGLEEMAPGLMVLPPDAPIGLDFRDYYELEDSILTLKLTPNRGDCLGLLGIAREVAAVTSARLKPLEIAPVANQTDEALAIHVDVPDACPLYCGRVVRGVSLDVPTPGWLIRRLERSGLRAVNAVVDITNYLMLETGQPLHAFDLDRIAGALSGSIHVRYATSGEVLKLLNGENLVLQPDMLVIADQVKPLALAGIMGGDESGVGAGTKDLFLESAFFSPGVIAGKSFSLGFSSDSAYRFERGVDFSKTRDVLERATRLILDICGGKSGAITELKGRLPLRDPISLRLTRAQRVLGIDLEERTIAGLLQRLQFSFVGAEGVFNVTPPPYRFDLGIEADLIEELARIYGYDSIPAAAPRALLSMLPEPETRKTLPQVRQLLIARDYQEVINYAFVDPAWEHELAANKEPVALKNPLSSQMAVMRSTLCGSLISNLEFNLNRKQARVRLFEIGCCFEAQGDTIVQQEKLGGLCYGDALAEQWGAPAREVDFYDVKADIEALFWPRGLQVAAASHPALHPGKSAEIRVDGKIAGHLGELHPRWCQKLGLSKPVMLFELEMAILMERALPQASEISKYPPIRRDIAVVVPENVGVQTILDRVRADKLPLISEIHLFDVYRGKGMEAGKKSLAFRMLLQDTEKTLTDAEADRTVSRMLSVLEGEFGAVLRNH